ATGTGCGTCAACGAGCCGTTGATCAACGCCCTGGCCGACATCATCACCGCCCGCGAAAAGCCCGGCTGGTGGGAGGAGTACCGCGACACCCTCGCCACGGACTTCGTCGAGGTCGCGGAGCTCGAAGGGCACGCGCGCAGGCTCGCCACCTACACGATCACGTTCGTTCCAGGCCTGCTGCAGACCGGCGCCTACGCATCTGCCGTGTTCGGCCATGCATTCCCGCCCTTGCCCCGACATGAGGTCGACCTCCGGACGGCCTTCAGGATGCAGCGACAGCGAGTCGTCAGGTCCGGGCGAATCCATTACTCCGCCTTCATCCACGAGGCAGCTCTGCGGATGCAGTTCAGCGGGCCGAAGGTGCTCACCGAACAGCTCGATGCCCTCATCGAGGATTCGGAGCGGCCGACCATCTCGCTGCGCGTGGTGCCGTTCGCCATCGACGCCGTCCCCAGCCCGATCGAGAACTTCACCTTCGCCGAAGGCCCCGTGCCGGAGTTGGACACCGCCCAGACTGATACCGGGCCGGGCTGCCAACTTTTCGACGCACCGGCCCATATGGCGAGGTTCCGAGCCATCCTCGCCCAGATGGCGTCGACCGCTCTGCCCGAGGAGGAGTCCCGGGACTTCATCCGATCGATCCAGAAGGAAATGGGACGCGAACATGGGTAGCTCCGAGTGGCAGAAATCCAGCTACTCCGGTGCGAACAATGACTGCGTGGAGGTCCGCACCGTCGAGGGGGTGATCGAACTCCGCGAGTCCGACGACGGCGACATAGTCGTCCGCACCACCCGCGCCAAGTTCGCCAAGTTCCTCCAGGGCGTCAAGGCTGGCGAGTTCGACCACCACGCCGACTTCGGCGCCTGATCACAGCGGCCCACCGCCGCGGCCCGTCACCCGATCGGGCGACCGCCGGGCGAGTCCGTCACGCCTACAGACGTCTCACCGCAAGGATCGTCCGTGTGCGCTCCGGCCGGAGCAGTGCACCGACGACTTCCCCACCCGAGGAGACAGCTTTCATGGCAGCACCGATCCCCAACGGCCCCTACGGAATCGCCAAGCGCGGCGAGCAGTTGCTGACGCTCCAGGACTCGAAGGCCCCCGCCGTCGTCCTGCCGCCGACCGGTCAGCCCGGTGAGCAGGAGTGGCACGTCGAGGGCCTCTCCAACGGCAACGTCACCATCAAGAACCTGCGGCACGAGACGTACCTCAGCTTCGACGGCGTGCCCGAGATCAACAAGATGCTCCGCGGCTCCTCGCAGGCCACCGAGTGGCAGCTCCGGCAGTCCGCCGAGCCGTTCACCTTCCATGTCGTCGTCCCCGGCGGCCCGGTCGACGGCGTCGAGCTGGCGGTGGACCTCAGCCTGCTCCGGATCTTCCCCCCGATGACGGCGCTGCGGCCGTTGGAGCCGGGGCAGCTCAACCAGGCGTGGCGCTTCCAGTTCCACGAGTAGGACTCACCCGTACCCCCTCCGCCAGGGCCAGGGCGGCATCACCGGCCAGGCCGGCGGTGCCGCCCGTCGTCCGCACCGCCGGGGGCCGGATCGCTCACTGCCCGCGCCGCCGCATCGTCACCACCAGCAGGTACGCGGCGGAGAGGACCGCCGCCAGCCTCAGCACCCCCGGCGCCGCGCCCCAGAGTTGCTCGCCCGGTTGCAGGGCCGGGCCCCACTTTCCCTGGCCCCGGCCCCAGAACCAGAGCACCAGCCCGGTGACGGCCAGCAACGGGATCCCCAGCACGGCGAACTTCCGGCTGCGGTCCCCGAGTCCGCGGGAGAGGTAGGCCAGCGCCCAGCCCACCAGCATCACCAGCACCGTCCTGGTCACCGCGCCGCCCACCAGCAGGGCCGAGGCGAGCAGCAGCAGCGGTGCCGGCCGGCGGCCGGCCATCAGGCCGGGTCGGGCGGCCGGTGCGGTGCCGTCCTGGGCCGCCTGCTCCTTGGCCGCCTTGCGTGCGGCGCGCCCCCGGCCGGCCGGGGGCGCGGCAGTCGCCTGCTCCCCGCTCGCCTTCCCCGCCGCGCCGTCCTTCGCCGCAGCCGCACCGGCCGCGCCCGGTGCCGCGTCGCCGTCCCGGGGTTCCGGCACGGTCGCGGCCTCGGGCTCGTCGACGGCCGAGAAGTCGATGTGCACGGCGTCCCAGTCGGCGAACCCACCGCCGGCCTGCCACTGCACCCCGCCCCGGCGGGCCGACGGACCGGCGGACGCCGGCGAGGGCGGCGATGAGGGTGACGAGGGTGACGGCGAGGACGACGGCGGCGAGGGCACCCGCGCGGCCGGTGGATCCGCCGGGGGCGCGGGAGCCGGGACGGCAGCGGCCGGCGGCAGGTACACGCCCTCGACCGGCTCCTCCGGCCCCTCCGGCGCCCGCTCGCCACCGTCGCCCCGCCGCGGCCCGTTCAGCCGCCACCACTCGCCGTCCACCATCGCCCACCACCCCGGTCACCCGCCTGATCCCGCCCACCGCGACGCTACCCACCCGGCGCCTCCCACCACCACCCGCCAAGACCCCGGGCTCCCGACGCCGCCACCCCCGCCCGAAGCCGACTAACCTAGGCCGGATGACCGCACAGCAGGGCGAACAACGCCCCGGAGCCGCCGCCGCAGGCCCGCGCACCCTCGCCGAGGAGCTCCGCAGCCGCCCCGACGTGGCCCTCGCCGCCCTGCTCCGGTCCCGTCCCGACCTGCTCAACCCGGTGCCGGGCGACCTCACCCAGCTTTCCGCCCGGCTCTCCTCCCGGGCCTCCGCCCTGCGCGCCCTGGAGCGCCTGGACCGCTTCACCCTGCAGGCCGCCGAGGCCCTGGCCGCCCTCCCCGACGGCAGCCCGCTGACCGCCGTACGGAACCTGCTCACCGGTCCGGCCCGGGTCAGGCCCCACCCCGGCGCCACCCCGCTCGGCCCGGCCGAACGCGCCGCCGTCACCGAAGCCCTCCCCGGCGCCCT
The sequence above is a segment of the Kitasatospora sp. NBC_00240 genome. Coding sequences within it:
- a CDS encoding helix-turn-helix transcriptional regulator; this encodes MARTNPTLRQRRLGSELRRMREQAGFGGSQLGRAVGMNPAQVTQMESGKIGISVERLRTIAATCMCVNEPLINALADIITAREKPGWWEEYRDTLATDFVEVAELEGHARRLATYTITFVPGLLQTGAYASAVFGHAFPPLPRHEVDLRTAFRMQRQRVVRSGRIHYSAFIHEAALRMQFSGPKVLTEQLDALIEDSERPTISLRVVPFAIDAVPSPIENFTFAEGPVPELDTAQTDTGPGCQLFDAPAHMARFRAILAQMASTALPEEESRDFIRSIQKEMGREHG
- a CDS encoding DUF397 domain-containing protein, whose product is MGSSEWQKSSYSGANNDCVEVRTVEGVIELRESDDGDIVVRTTRAKFAKFLQGVKAGEFDHHADFGA